The following proteins come from a genomic window of Pseudomonas putida:
- a CDS encoding DUF3530 family protein — translation MSTLYRTTLALCCLASVLPLGALAADAETPPASTVAPAAEAPRPPLLERSQEDALALERLLPKAEQQTLQAGADSFLALWKPANDNDPQGAVIIVPGAGETADWPNAVGPLRQKFPDIGWHSLSVSLPDLLADSPQARVETAPPAAPAQDKGESAPAKDVPADANANVAQATAADADTAESTDAEQASEQSDPADAERIFARLDAAVAFAQQHNARSIVLIGHGSGAYWAARYLSEKQPPQVQKLVMVAAQTPARVEHDLESLAPTLKVPTADIYYATRSADRNAAQQRLQASKRQKDSQYRQLSLIAIPGNKAAEQEQLFRRVRGWISPQG, via the coding sequence ATGTCCACACTTTATCGCACGACGCTGGCACTGTGCTGCCTGGCCTCGGTCCTTCCACTCGGCGCCCTGGCCGCTGATGCCGAAACACCACCTGCAAGTACCGTGGCACCGGCTGCCGAAGCCCCACGCCCACCTTTGCTGGAACGCAGCCAAGAGGATGCCCTGGCGCTGGAGCGGCTGCTGCCCAAAGCTGAGCAGCAGACCCTTCAGGCCGGTGCCGACAGCTTCCTGGCCCTGTGGAAGCCGGCCAACGACAACGATCCGCAAGGGGCAGTGATCATTGTCCCCGGTGCTGGCGAAACGGCCGACTGGCCAAATGCAGTCGGCCCACTGCGGCAAAAATTCCCTGATATCGGCTGGCACAGCCTGAGCGTCAGCCTGCCCGACCTGCTCGCCGACAGCCCGCAAGCGCGGGTCGAAACCGCACCACCTGCAGCGCCTGCGCAAGACAAAGGCGAAAGCGCACCGGCCAAGGACGTGCCGGCCGACGCCAACGCCAACGTGGCCCAAGCCACGGCAGCCGATGCCGACACGGCAGAAAGCACCGACGCCGAACAAGCCAGCGAGCAGTCCGACCCGGCAGATGCCGAACGCATCTTCGCCCGCCTGGATGCCGCCGTGGCGTTCGCCCAGCAACACAACGCCCGCAGCATCGTACTGATCGGCCATGGTAGCGGTGCATATTGGGCGGCGCGCTACCTGAGCGAGAAGCAGCCACCGCAGGTACAAAAACTGGTGATGGTTGCTGCTCAGACACCTGCACGGGTGGAGCATGACCTGGAAAGCCTGGCCCCAACCTTGAAGGTACCGACAGCTGATATCTACTACGCGACCCGCAGCGCTGACCGCAACGCAGCCCAGCAACGCCTGCAGGCCAGCAAGCGGCAGAAGGATAGCCAGTATCGCCAGTTGTCGTTGATCGCCATACCGGGAAACAAAGCGGCGGAACAAGAGCAATTGTTCCGCCGGGTGCGGGGGTGGATAAGCCCTCAGGGTTGA
- a CDS encoding NTP transferase domain-containing protein: MKAMILAAGKGERMRPLTLHTPKPLVPVAGQPLIEYHLRALAAAGVTEVVINHAWLGQQIEEHLGDGSRFGLSIRYSPEGEPLETGGGIFKALPLLGDAPFLLVNGDVWTDYDFARLQAPLQGLAHLVLVDNPGHHGRGDFRLMGEQVVDGDDAPGTLTFSGISVLHPALFEGCQAGAFKLAPLLRQAMAAGKVSGEHYRGHWVDVGTLERLAEAESLIGERA, translated from the coding sequence ATGAAGGCCATGATCCTGGCTGCGGGGAAGGGCGAGCGCATGCGCCCGCTGACCCTGCACACCCCAAAACCGTTGGTCCCGGTCGCCGGCCAGCCGCTGATCGAGTACCACCTGCGCGCCCTGGCGGCAGCGGGGGTGACCGAAGTGGTGATCAACCATGCCTGGCTTGGCCAGCAGATCGAAGAACACTTGGGTGACGGTAGCCGCTTCGGCCTGAGCATCCGCTATTCACCTGAGGGTGAACCGCTGGAAACCGGCGGCGGCATCTTCAAGGCCCTGCCTTTGTTGGGTGATGCGCCGTTCCTGCTGGTGAATGGCGATGTCTGGACCGACTACGACTTCGCGCGTCTGCAGGCTCCCCTGCAAGGTCTGGCTCACCTGGTGCTGGTCGACAACCCTGGCCATCACGGCCGCGGTGATTTCCGCCTGATGGGCGAGCAGGTCGTTGACGGCGATGACGCGCCAGGCACGCTGACCTTCAGCGGCATTTCGGTGCTGCACCCGGCGCTGTTCGAAGGTTGTCAGGCCGGCGCCTTCAAGCTGGCACCGTTGCTGCGTCAGGCGATGGCGGCTGGCAAGGTTTCTGGCGAACACTATCGTGGCCACTGGGTGGATGTTGGCACGCTTGAACGCCTGGCCGAGGCTGAGTCTCTGATCGGCGAGCGCGCCTGA
- a CDS encoding DnaJ domain-containing protein — MWWPSTVIGVGAGFAVASIPGALLGALLGQAIDRRLRLQGWEDMRERLGGRPALRDDELLFVMLGRLAKCDGRVAEQHIQQARQEMVRLDLAEAARLRAISAFNRGKAGKDRLGGHLRRIRQQPHAAEGTLRACWRMVWADGKMGNKERELLLDWGQKLGMSRRQVQAMSLEYEPRKATGAEGLPMTYAAALRLLAVEADTDTDKVKQAYRRLVSRHHPDKLAGTGASEAQVREATARTRELHQAYAMIRKRRGL; from the coding sequence ATGTGGTGGCCAAGCACAGTGATTGGGGTGGGTGCCGGCTTTGCTGTTGCGAGCATACCGGGTGCCTTGCTCGGTGCGTTGCTTGGGCAGGCCATCGATCGCCGGCTGCGCTTGCAAGGCTGGGAAGACATGCGCGAACGCCTGGGTGGGCGCCCTGCATTACGCGACGATGAATTGTTGTTCGTAATGCTCGGGCGCCTGGCCAAGTGCGATGGTCGGGTAGCCGAGCAGCACATTCAGCAGGCGCGCCAGGAGATGGTGCGCCTGGACCTGGCCGAGGCTGCCCGGCTGCGCGCCATCAGTGCGTTCAACCGTGGCAAGGCGGGCAAGGACCGCCTTGGCGGGCACCTGCGGCGCATTCGCCAGCAGCCCCACGCGGCGGAAGGTACCTTGCGGGCCTGTTGGCGCATGGTCTGGGCTGACGGCAAGATGGGCAACAAGGAGCGTGAGCTGCTGCTGGACTGGGGGCAGAAACTCGGCATGAGCCGACGCCAGGTGCAGGCCATGTCGCTGGAGTACGAGCCGCGCAAGGCCACGGGGGCAGAGGGCTTGCCCATGACCTATGCGGCAGCGTTGCGCTTGCTGGCGGTGGAGGCGGATACCGACACTGACAAGGTCAAGCAGGCGTATCGTCGGCTTGTCAGCCGGCATCACCCGGACAAGCTGGCGGGTACCGGTGCCAGCGAGGCGCAGGTGCGTGAAGCGACCGCGCGTACCCGTGAGTTGCACCAGGCCTATGCCATGATCCGCAAGCGGCGCGGCCTTTGA